In the Gemmatimonas sp. genome, one interval contains:
- a CDS encoding U32 family peptidase → MSRTPVPELLAPAGTLDAVRAAVANGANAVYLGASMYNARDEGAQLSLDELELACAIAHSRGARVYLTFNVLIKPEELGEALAYLGECVDRGIDAAIVQDLGVVRLIQQVYPQLEVHGSTQMTVHDAAGARVMQRLGVERVVLARENTLEDIRAIRAAVPELGLETFVHGALCISYSGQCFMSGMISERSANRGSCAQSCRKDYTLTDEATGATLDSGYLISAKDLAAHDHLQQLAELGIGCLKVEGRKKKPEYVATVTKAYRGWLDALARGERALAPSIEEVEPLVQIFSRGNTGGMYGGREGREYITRTQPDNRGLPIGKVVGHEGAELIVETTHAIAVGDGLGFESPEPTSAATMGGSVQGVRNVWTRNGTHRQVVSVRLSAARSRVPEGWRVVRTSDATLLRQAQASFATVAVPERVGALRIDVRVFGHSGGPLKTIWHAGEMEVTVRGEVPLSVASKRSLDVPQLREQLGRLGGTAFKLGTVDVAGLADGLFLPVSELNRIRQDAVAQLEEQLGWARQSDLAVREARIAEAVDTVASSVPSAVRDASFALRAIVCDLDTAREAAAGGATEIVLDPFLRHPTPPLARVNALREELAAAGVSLRLRTPTIVRPEERKRLDKWFALDLPLLTGHLGLLSEFGGAGRDVIADYATNVFNQHTAQLLFELGASRLVASIELTTEELGQLTDPWRGRNFDVLVYGRTEGMTIEHCVLSAAFDREPTTCRDLCVQKHTNVSLTDPAGYTFAVATDSACRNRLLHSRPIDGSEYLPDLWAQGVRGYQMVFNVPGDPVQQIVRSYRDMLDALAGDVLPELTATRRLLDGAFTRGHFSRAV, encoded by the coding sequence CCAATGGCGCCAATGCGGTCTACCTCGGCGCCTCGATGTACAACGCCCGCGATGAGGGCGCCCAGCTTTCGCTGGATGAGCTCGAGTTGGCCTGTGCGATCGCGCATTCCCGCGGCGCCCGGGTGTACCTCACGTTCAACGTGCTCATCAAGCCCGAGGAACTCGGCGAGGCGCTCGCCTATCTCGGCGAGTGTGTCGACCGCGGGATCGATGCGGCCATCGTGCAGGACCTGGGCGTGGTGCGGCTCATTCAGCAAGTGTACCCGCAGCTCGAGGTGCATGGCTCGACGCAGATGACGGTACACGACGCCGCCGGCGCGCGGGTGATGCAGCGACTGGGCGTGGAGCGCGTGGTGCTGGCGCGGGAGAACACGCTCGAAGACATCCGGGCGATCCGGGCGGCGGTACCGGAGCTTGGCCTCGAGACGTTCGTGCACGGCGCGCTGTGTATCTCGTACTCCGGCCAGTGCTTCATGTCCGGCATGATCAGCGAGCGCTCGGCGAACCGGGGCTCATGCGCGCAGTCGTGCCGCAAGGACTACACGCTCACCGACGAGGCAACCGGAGCCACACTCGACAGCGGGTATCTCATCTCGGCAAAGGATCTCGCGGCGCATGATCACCTCCAGCAGCTCGCTGAGCTCGGGATCGGCTGCCTGAAGGTCGAAGGGCGAAAGAAGAAGCCGGAATACGTCGCGACCGTCACGAAGGCGTATCGCGGATGGCTCGATGCGCTGGCACGCGGAGAACGCGCACTCGCGCCGTCGATCGAAGAGGTCGAACCGCTCGTCCAGATCTTCAGCCGCGGCAACACCGGCGGCATGTATGGTGGACGCGAGGGTCGCGAGTACATCACGCGCACACAGCCCGACAATCGTGGATTGCCCATCGGTAAGGTGGTCGGTCACGAGGGCGCAGAACTGATCGTCGAGACTACGCACGCGATAGCGGTCGGTGATGGACTCGGCTTCGAATCGCCGGAGCCGACATCGGCGGCCACGATGGGCGGTTCCGTGCAGGGTGTTCGCAACGTGTGGACGCGCAACGGCACCCATCGTCAGGTCGTAAGCGTCCGGTTGAGCGCCGCGCGATCGCGCGTGCCCGAAGGATGGCGCGTGGTGCGCACGAGCGATGCCACGCTCTTGCGGCAGGCGCAGGCATCGTTCGCCACCGTGGCGGTGCCCGAGCGTGTCGGCGCGTTGCGCATCGACGTACGTGTGTTCGGCCATAGCGGCGGCCCGCTCAAGACGATCTGGCATGCCGGCGAAATGGAAGTCACCGTGCGCGGCGAAGTCCCGCTCAGCGTAGCCAGCAAACGCTCACTCGATGTTCCGCAGCTTCGTGAACAGCTCGGACGACTGGGGGGGACGGCCTTCAAGTTAGGCACGGTCGACGTGGCCGGTCTTGCCGATGGCCTGTTCCTGCCGGTGAGCGAATTGAATCGCATCCGTCAGGACGCGGTGGCGCAACTCGAGGAGCAGCTCGGCTGGGCGCGTCAGAGCGATCTGGCGGTGCGTGAAGCGCGCATCGCCGAGGCGGTCGACACGGTTGCCTCATCGGTCCCATCGGCGGTCAGGGATGCCTCCTTCGCGCTGCGGGCCATCGTGTGCGATCTCGATACCGCGCGTGAAGCCGCCGCTGGTGGTGCGACGGAGATTGTGCTGGATCCGTTCCTACGCCATCCCACGCCACCACTCGCCCGCGTGAACGCGCTGCGCGAAGAACTCGCCGCGGCCGGCGTCAGCCTGCGTCTGCGCACGCCGACCATTGTGCGCCCCGAAGAGCGCAAGCGCCTCGACAAATGGTTCGCGCTCGACCTGCCGTTGCTCACCGGCCATCTGGGCCTGCTCTCCGAGTTCGGTGGGGCAGGGCGCGACGTCATCGCGGATTACGCGACCAACGTGTTTAACCAGCACACCGCGCAACTGCTGTTCGAGCTCGGGGCATCACGACTGGTCGCGTCGATCGAACTGACGACGGAGGAACTCGGTCAGCTCACCGATCCGTGGCGCGGACGCAATTTTGACGTACTCGTGTACGGGCGCACCGAGGGGATGACGATCGAGCATTGCGTGCTCTCGGCGGCATTCGATCGCGAGCCGACCACGTGTCGTGATCTCTGCGTGCAGAAGCACACCAACGTGTCGTTGACGGATCCGGCCGGTTACACCTTCGCGGTGGCCACCGACTCGGCGTGCCGCAACCGGCTGCTGCATTCGCGCCCCATTGACGGGTCCGAGTATCTTCCCGATCTGTGGGCGCAGGGCGTGCGCGGCTATCAGATGGTCTTCAACGTTCCAGGTGATCCCGTGCAACAGATTGTGCGTTCCTATCGCGACATGCTCGATGCGCTTGCCGGCGACGTGTTGCCGGAGTTGACGGCGACCCGCCGCCTGTTGGACGGCGCATTTACGCGCGGCCATTTCTCGAGAGCGGTCTGA
- a CDS encoding ATP-dependent DNA helicase RecQ, protein MPIARTTSAGYGTLELARATLRDTFGYPDFRPPQIRAVQSVVSGRDSLLVLPTGGGKSLCYQVPALIRDGLTVVISPLISLMKDQVDALQRKGVSAAFINSTLSVSEVAERMARARDGSLKLLYLAPERLEAGRTLQRLVDVGVRLLAVDEAHCISEWGHDFRPSYRRIGLIRERLGMPQTVALTATATPDVRRDIVRQLALRDVEVVVAGFDRINLTYHVTPVRTQPDKDRSAITLLRATDAPAIVYAPTRKAVERVTSVLVRGRIRAVAYHAGLDDALRQRAQDAFMQERARVIVATSAFGMGIDKPDVRLVVHHSMPGSLEAYYQEAGRAGRDGQQSTCVLLHAYPDRFTHEFFSDCAHPERSVIERTWHALRSLADRQGMVSLSVEELAHRLPTSLGERKIGAALRVLMAAGACTSEAPAPGRVAVRLLACPERVIGELTGDRAFDRDVLRALWRAVGSKLELGATIDLDSLPRALGGSMALVPVLERLAAQQFVTWTRTGAGVRLDPRAQHGKWLPVDWSAIDRRRKSDLNRLDAMQGYAQTRYCRRAFVLRYFGDPEVRSQCAACDRCLGTTEVLLPASTKQSVRGRSRPL, encoded by the coding sequence ATGCCGATCGCACGCACCACATCCGCCGGTTACGGCACGCTGGAACTCGCCCGCGCCACACTGCGTGACACGTTCGGCTATCCGGATTTCCGGCCGCCGCAGATTCGTGCCGTGCAGTCGGTGGTTTCCGGGCGCGATTCGCTTCTGGTGCTCCCCACCGGCGGTGGCAAGTCACTCTGCTACCAAGTACCCGCGCTCATTCGCGACGGACTGACCGTGGTGATCTCGCCGCTGATCTCGCTGATGAAGGATCAGGTCGATGCGCTGCAGCGCAAAGGCGTCTCGGCGGCGTTCATCAACAGCACGCTGAGCGTGAGTGAGGTGGCCGAGCGTATGGCACGGGCGCGCGACGGCTCGTTGAAACTGCTCTATCTCGCGCCCGAGCGACTGGAGGCCGGCCGCACCCTTCAGCGTCTCGTCGACGTCGGGGTGCGGCTGTTGGCCGTCGACGAAGCGCACTGCATCAGCGAGTGGGGGCACGATTTCCGGCCGAGCTATCGGCGAATCGGACTGATTCGCGAGCGACTCGGCATGCCGCAAACCGTTGCCCTCACGGCAACCGCGACACCCGATGTCCGGAGGGACATCGTGCGGCAGCTCGCGCTGCGTGACGTCGAGGTGGTCGTCGCCGGCTTCGATCGCATCAATCTCACGTATCACGTGACACCGGTGCGCACGCAGCCCGACAAAGATCGTTCCGCCATCACACTGCTGCGCGCCACGGATGCGCCGGCGATTGTCTACGCACCCACGCGCAAGGCGGTCGAGCGCGTCACTTCCGTGCTGGTGCGCGGACGCATCAGAGCCGTCGCGTATCACGCCGGCCTGGACGACGCGCTCCGCCAGCGCGCGCAGGATGCGTTCATGCAGGAGCGCGCGCGGGTGATCGTGGCCACGAGCGCGTTCGGCATGGGTATCGACAAGCCCGATGTCCGACTGGTAGTGCATCACTCCATGCCCGGTTCCCTCGAGGCGTATTACCAGGAGGCTGGACGCGCCGGTCGCGACGGCCAGCAGAGCACGTGTGTCCTGTTGCATGCGTATCCCGATCGCTTCACGCACGAATTCTTCAGCGACTGTGCGCACCCTGAGCGCTCCGTCATCGAACGCACCTGGCACGCGTTGCGGTCACTCGCCGACCGGCAGGGCATGGTGTCACTTTCAGTCGAGGAGCTGGCGCACCGCCTGCCCACGTCGCTCGGCGAGCGAAAGATCGGGGCGGCGCTTCGCGTCCTGATGGCGGCCGGCGCCTGTACGAGTGAGGCGCCCGCGCCGGGTCGCGTCGCGGTCCGGCTCCTCGCGTGTCCGGAGCGGGTCATTGGCGAGCTCACGGGCGATCGTGCGTTTGATCGGGACGTGCTCCGAGCGCTGTGGCGTGCGGTCGGCAGCAAGCTGGAGCTCGGCGCCACCATTGATCTCGACTCGCTACCTCGTGCGCTCGGTGGATCGATGGCGCTCGTCCCTGTTTTGGAGCGGTTGGCAGCGCAGCAGTTCGTCACGTGGACGCGAACGGGGGCGGGCGTGCGCCTCGATCCGCGCGCCCAACACGGGAAATGGCTGCCGGTTGATTGGTCCGCGATCGACCGACGACGCAAATCCGATCTGAACCGACTCGACGCTATGCAGGGATATGCGCAGACGCGCTATTGCCGAAGAGCGTTCGTCCTGCGCTATTTCGGAGACCCCGAAGTGCGCTCCCAGTGCGCTGCCTGCGATCGATGCTTGGGCACCACTGAAGTCCTTCTACCGGCCAGTACGAAGCAGTCCGTTCGTGGCCGGTCCCGCCCGCTCTGA